One stretch of Janibacter limosus DNA includes these proteins:
- the tkt gene encoding transketolase yields MPIAKKVGWKDLDVRAVDTVRLLAADAVQECGSGHPGTAMSLAPAAYLLYQQVLTHDPSDPTWLGRDRFVLSIGHSSLTQYIQLFLSGYGLELSDLKALRTWGSLTPGHPEVHHTPGVEITTGPLGSGIASAVGMAMAQRRQRGLFDPEAAAGTSPFDHTIWCFASDGDLQEGVSSEGSSLAGHQELGNLNVIYDANQISIEDDTDIAFTEDVGARYRAYGWEVIDVDWRKTGDGNAYVEDVDALYAATQQAKKNTKAPTLIVLHTIIAWPAPTKQDTGASHGSALGADEVAATKELLGFDPKKNFAVEKSVLDHTREVKKRGKAARKDWDKKFAAWRKAHPERATMLDRIVDGKLPAGLDKALPTFEASDKGLATRAASGKVLTALADVMPELWGGSADLAGSNNTTMEGQPSFIPKGKQTSTWKGSEYGRTLHFGIRENGMGMAMNGIALEGLTRVYGGTFLVFSDYMRPAVRLAALQQLPVTYVWTHDSIGLGEDGPTHQPIEHLAALRAMPGLDVVRPADANEVSVCWGQILKNTSTAALALSRQGTPTIDRSEFAAAKGAAKGAYVLAESSTDVPDVILVATGTEVAIAMEARTTLEKVKIGTRVVSMPCREWFDQQSKGYKDKVLPAGVRARVSVEAATPFGWRDIIGDAGESVAIDHFGASADAATLYEKFGITPAAVVKAAKASIKNAKG; encoded by the coding sequence ATGCCGATCGCCAAGAAGGTCGGTTGGAAGGACCTGGACGTCCGCGCGGTCGACACGGTCCGTCTGCTCGCCGCGGATGCGGTGCAGGAGTGCGGCAGCGGTCACCCCGGGACGGCGATGAGTCTCGCGCCGGCCGCCTACCTGCTCTACCAGCAGGTCCTGACGCACGACCCGTCCGATCCGACCTGGCTGGGTCGTGACCGCTTCGTGCTGTCGATCGGGCACTCCTCGCTCACCCAGTACATCCAGCTCTTCCTCTCCGGCTACGGCCTCGAGCTGAGCGACCTCAAGGCGCTGCGCACCTGGGGCTCGTTGACCCCTGGCCACCCGGAGGTCCACCACACGCCGGGCGTCGAGATCACCACCGGCCCCCTCGGGTCCGGCATCGCCTCCGCCGTCGGCATGGCGATGGCCCAGCGTCGCCAGCGCGGGCTCTTCGACCCCGAGGCCGCGGCGGGGACCTCCCCCTTCGACCACACGATCTGGTGCTTCGCCTCCGACGGTGACCTGCAGGAGGGCGTCTCCTCGGAGGGCAGCTCGCTGGCCGGTCACCAGGAGCTCGGCAACCTCAACGTCATCTACGACGCCAACCAGATCTCCATCGAGGACGACACCGACATCGCCTTCACCGAGGACGTGGGCGCCCGCTACCGGGCCTACGGCTGGGAGGTCATCGACGTCGACTGGCGCAAGACCGGCGACGGCAACGCCTACGTCGAGGACGTCGACGCGCTCTACGCGGCGACCCAGCAGGCGAAGAAGAACACCAAGGCGCCGACCCTGATCGTCCTGCACACGATCATCGCGTGGCCGGCCCCGACCAAGCAGGACACCGGCGCCTCGCACGGCTCTGCGCTCGGCGCGGACGAGGTCGCGGCGACCAAGGAGCTGCTCGGCTTCGACCCGAAGAAGAACTTCGCGGTCGAGAAGTCCGTGCTCGACCACACCCGCGAGGTCAAGAAGCGCGGCAAGGCGGCCCGCAAGGACTGGGACAAGAAGTTCGCGGCGTGGCGCAAGGCCCACCCGGAGCGGGCCACGATGCTCGACCGGATCGTCGACGGCAAGCTCCCGGCCGGCCTCGACAAGGCGCTCCCGACCTTCGAGGCGTCTGACAAGGGCCTCGCCACGCGGGCTGCGTCGGGCAAGGTCCTCACCGCCCTCGCCGACGTCATGCCCGAGCTGTGGGGCGGCTCCGCCGACCTCGCCGGCTCCAACAACACGACGATGGAGGGCCAGCCCTCCTTCATCCCCAAGGGCAAGCAGACCAGCACGTGGAAGGGCAGCGAGTACGGCCGCACACTCCACTTCGGGATCCGTGAGAACGGCATGGGCATGGCCATGAACGGCATCGCCCTCGAGGGACTGACCCGCGTGTACGGCGGCACCTTCCTCGTCTTCTCCGACTACATGCGTCCCGCGGTCCGCCTGGCGGCGCTGCAGCAGCTGCCCGTCACCTATGTGTGGACCCACGACTCGATCGGTCTCGGCGAGGACGGTCCCACCCACCAGCCGATCGAGCACCTCGCCGCGCTGCGTGCCATGCCCGGGCTCGACGTCGTGCGTCCGGCCGACGCCAACGAGGTGAGTGTCTGCTGGGGCCAGATCCTCAAGAACACCTCGACCGCGGCGCTCGCACTCTCCCGCCAGGGCACCCCGACCATCGACCGGTCCGAGTTCGCTGCGGCGAAGGGAGCGGCCAAGGGCGCCTACGTCCTCGCCGAGTCGTCGACCGACGTCCCCGACGTCATCCTCGTCGCCACCGGCACCGAGGTGGCCATCGCCATGGAGGCGCGCACCACCCTCGAGAAGGTCAAGATCGGCACCCGCGTGGTCTCGATGCCCTGCCGCGAGTGGTTCGACCAGCAGAGCAAGGGGTACAAGGACAAGGTCCTGCCCGCCGGTGTCCGGGCGCGTGTCTCCGTCGAGGCGGCCACCCCCTTCGGCTGGCGCGACATCATCGGCGACGCGGGCGAGAGCGTGGCCATCGACCACTTCGGCGCCTCCGCCGACGCCGCGACCCTCTACGAGAAGTTCGGCATCACGCCCGCCGCCGTCGTCAAGGCTGCCAAGGCGTCCATCAAGAACGCGAAGGGATGA
- a CDS encoding heme o synthase, whose amino-acid sequence MTTLESTRELSPATRPWRRTVRAYVALTKPRIIELLLVTTVPVMFLAQRGIPSLSLIVLTLVGGSLSAGAANTFNMVYDRDIDAQMGRTQNRPLVTGEASARGALIFAFVLTALSTAWLWLLVNPLSAMLSLAAIVLYAVMYTMILKRRTSQNIVWGGIAGCMPTLIGWSAVTNEVGLPAIILFLVIFFWTPPHYWPLSIGFSADYAAAGVPMLPVVKQMTTVARQIVAYSWVMVLTSLALVPVADMGWIYLVAAVASGALFVAEAHRLLAVAKRGETKQSVLKPMRLFHFSITYVTLLFLGVAIDPLLHLPLPGLA is encoded by the coding sequence GTGACCACTCTCGAGTCGACGCGCGAGCTGTCGCCGGCGACCCGCCCGTGGCGTCGCACCGTGCGTGCGTACGTTGCCCTCACGAAGCCTCGGATCATCGAGCTGCTCCTCGTGACGACGGTCCCGGTGATGTTCCTCGCCCAGCGCGGCATCCCCTCCCTCTCGCTCATCGTGCTCACCCTCGTCGGTGGCAGCCTGAGCGCCGGGGCGGCCAACACCTTCAACATGGTCTACGACCGTGACATCGACGCGCAGATGGGTCGCACGCAGAACCGCCCGCTCGTCACCGGCGAGGCCTCGGCCCGCGGCGCGCTGATCTTCGCCTTCGTGCTCACCGCCCTGTCGACGGCCTGGCTGTGGCTGCTCGTCAACCCGCTCTCGGCGATGCTCTCGCTGGCCGCCATCGTGCTCTACGCGGTCATGTACACGATGATCCTCAAGCGCCGCACCTCCCAGAACATCGTCTGGGGCGGGATCGCCGGCTGCATGCCCACCCTCATCGGCTGGTCCGCCGTGACCAACGAGGTCGGCCTGCCCGCGATCATCCTCTTCCTCGTCATCTTCTTCTGGACCCCGCCGCACTACTGGCCCCTGTCCATCGGCTTCTCCGCCGACTACGCCGCAGCCGGCGTGCCGATGCTGCCCGTCGTCAAGCAGATGACCACCGTGGCCCGGCAGATCGTCGCCTACTCGTGGGTGATGGTCCTGACCTCGCTCGCGCTCGTCCCCGTCGCAGACATGGGCTGGATCTACCTCGTGGCGGCCGTCGCCTCAGGGGCGCTCTTCGTCGCCGAGGCACACCGCCTGCTCGCCGTCGCCAAGCGCGGCGAGACCAAGCAGTCGGTGCTCAAGCCGATGCGGCTCTTCCACTTCTCGATCACCTACGTGACGCTGCTCTTCCTCGGTGTCGCGATCGACCCGCTGCTGCACCTGCCGCTGCCCGGCCTGGCCTGA
- a CDS encoding COX15/CtaA family protein, translated as MSQTLSSAARRWLPRLLLLNLIAEVGIVVTGGLVRLTGSGLGCPTWPQCVPGSYVPTVEQEQGIHKIIEFGNRTLTGVVGFLALLVLWGLYRWARERPELIRAAWVVLAGVGAQAIVGGITVLTGLNPWIVAFHFLCSMALVTVSAWLYWRHQQPGGATRSMLHPLVGRLQWVLATVAAVVLVLGTIVTGSGPHSGDADTPARTGFDPRTISWLHADAVMLFIGICVAVWLGAKLTERAAGPARAWWVVLMVTLAQGLIGYVQYLTDLPEVLVLAHMFGASALVVVIVRAIVLSRSPEPLPSTD; from the coding sequence GTGTCACAGACCCTCTCCTCGGCAGCCCGCAGGTGGCTGCCCCGCCTGCTCCTGCTCAACCTGATCGCCGAGGTCGGCATCGTCGTCACGGGTGGGCTCGTCCGCCTGACCGGCTCGGGCCTCGGCTGCCCGACCTGGCCGCAATGCGTGCCCGGGTCGTACGTGCCGACCGTGGAGCAGGAGCAGGGCATCCACAAGATCATCGAGTTCGGCAACCGCACGCTCACCGGCGTGGTCGGGTTCCTGGCCCTGCTCGTGCTGTGGGGTCTCTACCGCTGGGCCCGTGAGCGTCCTGAGCTGATCCGGGCCGCGTGGGTCGTGCTGGCCGGCGTCGGCGCCCAGGCGATCGTCGGCGGCATCACGGTGCTCACCGGCCTCAACCCGTGGATCGTGGCCTTCCACTTCCTGTGCTCGATGGCTCTCGTGACGGTCTCCGCCTGGCTGTACTGGCGTCACCAGCAGCCCGGTGGGGCGACCCGCTCGATGCTCCACCCGCTCGTCGGGAGGCTGCAGTGGGTGCTGGCCACGGTCGCCGCGGTGGTCCTCGTGCTCGGCACCATCGTCACCGGCTCCGGACCGCACTCGGGCGACGCCGACACCCCGGCCCGCACCGGCTTCGACCCGCGCACCATCTCGTGGCTGCACGCCGACGCGGTGATGCTCTTCATCGGGATCTGCGTGGCCGTCTGGCTGGGGGCGAAGCTCACCGAGCGCGCCGCCGGCCCGGCCCGCGCCTGGTGGGTCGTCCTGATGGTGACGCTCGCGCAGGGCCTGATCGGCTATGTGCAGTACCTGACCGACCTCCCAGAGGTCCTCGTCCTGGCCCACATGTTCGGCGCCAGTGCCCTCGTCGTCGTCATCGTCCGGGCGATCGTCCTGTCGAGAAGCCCTGAGCCCCTCCCCTCGACCGACTGA
- a CDS encoding ABC transporter permease, with amino-acid sequence MAETTLSPAEPQGRRILAQARFEAEILARNGEQLLVSLVLPALAMVALIASPYPDLAEPRVALVVPGVLALAVVSTAFTGQAIQTAFDRRYGVLRLLATTPVGSDGLLAGKAVAVAVVALVQLVVLGALGAALGWRPDLLGLLLAPVSAALGVWVFVSLALLLAGALRAEAVLALANLVWVLLAGVGGLLLPGTTIGGLDAIVRWLPSGALGDAFRDGLTGSGVPLLPWAVLVVWGAVLSLAVVRTFRWRD; translated from the coding sequence GTGGCTGAGACCACCCTCTCCCCCGCGGAGCCGCAGGGGCGCCGCATCCTCGCCCAGGCGCGCTTCGAGGCAGAGATCCTCGCCCGCAACGGCGAGCAGCTGCTCGTCTCGCTCGTGCTGCCCGCCCTGGCCATGGTCGCCCTGATCGCCTCGCCCTACCCGGACCTGGCGGAGCCCCGCGTGGCCCTCGTCGTCCCGGGCGTGCTCGCCCTGGCCGTCGTCTCGACGGCCTTCACCGGGCAGGCGATCCAGACCGCCTTCGACCGTCGCTACGGCGTGCTGCGGCTCCTCGCGACGACACCCGTCGGCAGCGACGGGCTGCTCGCCGGCAAGGCCGTGGCGGTGGCCGTGGTCGCGCTCGTCCAGCTCGTCGTCCTCGGTGCCCTCGGGGCGGCCCTCGGATGGCGGCCGGACCTGCTCGGCCTGCTTCTGGCACCCGTGTCCGCGGCGCTGGGCGTCTGGGTCTTCGTCTCCCTCGCGCTGCTCCTGGCCGGAGCGCTGCGGGCCGAGGCCGTCCTGGCCCTGGCCAACCTCGTCTGGGTCCTGCTCGCCGGCGTCGGTGGTCTGCTCCTGCCCGGCACGACGATCGGCGGCCTCGACGCGATCGTGCGGTGGCTGCCCTCCGGTGCGTTGGGCGATGCCTTCCGCGACGGGCTGACCGGCTCCGGCGTGCCCCTGCTGCCCTGGGCCGTGCTCGTCGTGTGGGGTGCCGTGCTCAGCCTCGCGGTGGTGCGGACCTTCCGCTGGCGGGACTGA
- a CDS encoding ABC transporter ATP-binding protein produces the protein MTRAVVVEDLRRVFGDTRAVDGATWAAETGQITCVLGPNGAGKTTTIECLEGLQRPDSGSCRVLGVDPWQAGADHRARVGVMLQDGGLPQSVSAARLLGHLQRLYRSHRIDELVDRLDITPFARTPVRRLSGGQRQRVALAAALLGDPEVAFLDEPTAGLDPHARLAVWDLIRERRDEGVALVVTTHGFDEAERLADRIVILDRGTVVADDTPAAIAGGGRLEDAYFALTGGTRG, from the coding sequence GTGACACGTGCCGTCGTCGTGGAGGACCTGCGCCGCGTCTTCGGTGACACTCGCGCCGTCGACGGGGCCACATGGGCTGCCGAGACGGGCCAGATCACCTGCGTCCTCGGCCCCAACGGGGCCGGCAAGACGACGACCATCGAGTGCCTCGAGGGCCTCCAACGTCCCGACTCCGGGAGCTGCCGCGTCCTCGGCGTCGACCCGTGGCAGGCCGGCGCCGACCACCGCGCCCGGGTCGGGGTCATGCTCCAGGACGGCGGCCTGCCGCAGAGCGTCTCGGCGGCGCGTCTCCTCGGGCACCTGCAGCGGCTCTACCGGAGCCACCGCATCGACGAGCTGGTCGACCGCCTGGACATCACCCCCTTCGCCCGGACGCCGGTGCGCCGCCTGAGCGGCGGGCAGCGCCAGCGGGTCGCCCTGGCCGCCGCGCTGCTCGGCGACCCCGAGGTCGCCTTCCTCGACGAGCCGACCGCCGGGCTGGACCCGCACGCACGGCTCGCGGTCTGGGACCTGATCCGGGAGCGTCGGGACGAGGGCGTCGCCCTGGTCGTCACCACCCACGGCTTCGACGAGGCCGAGCGCCTGGCCGACCGGATCGTCATCCTCGACCGCGGCACGGTCGTTGCGGACGACACGCCCGCCGCCATCGCTGGCGGGGGCCGGCTCGAGGACGCCTACTTCGCCCTGACCGGAGGAACCCGTGGCTGA